Proteins from one Abyssisolibacter fermentans genomic window:
- the ftsY gene encoding signal recognition particle-docking protein FtsY translates to MSMFERLKRGLSKTRDNMSAQINNVLKNYRKIDEELFEDLEEILITADIGVETTMQIIDNVKDKVKERKIEDANKIKDLIKEELVELLDSSESGHKLTIEPSPAIVLVVGVNGVGKTTTIGKLANKYKNKGKRVLIAAGDTFRAAAIEQLEEWSNRAGVDIISHSEGADPAAVIFDSIQAAKARKTDILLCDTAGRLHNKKNLMNELNKIFRVVEREYPKATKEVLLVVDATTGQNAVLQAKTFKEACDITAIALTKLDGTAKGGVVFSVNSELNVPVKLVGVGERIDDLQEFDPKTFVDAIFSE, encoded by the coding sequence ATGAGTATGTTTGAAAGATTAAAAAGAGGGCTGTCAAAGACTAGAGATAATATGTCTGCGCAAATAAATAATGTTCTGAAAAATTACAGAAAAATAGACGAAGAGCTATTTGAAGATTTAGAAGAAATTCTTATTACAGCAGATATTGGCGTAGAAACAACTATGCAAATAATAGATAATGTCAAAGATAAAGTTAAAGAAAGAAAAATAGAGGATGCAAACAAAATAAAAGATTTAATAAAAGAAGAATTAGTAGAGCTGCTTGACAGTTCTGAAAGTGGACATAAACTTACTATTGAACCTTCGCCAGCAATTGTGTTAGTAGTAGGGGTTAATGGTGTAGGAAAAACAACTACAATAGGTAAATTAGCTAATAAATATAAAAATAAAGGCAAAAGGGTACTTATAGCTGCAGGGGATACATTTAGAGCAGCTGCAATAGAGCAACTAGAAGAATGGTCTAATAGAGCAGGAGTTGATATAATATCTCATAGTGAAGGTGCAGACCCTGCTGCTGTTATATTTGATTCTATACAGGCAGCTAAAGCTAGAAAAACAGACATATTATTGTGTGATACAGCTGGTAGATTACACAATAAAAAGAATTTGATGAATGAGTTAAATAAAATTTTTAGAGTTGTCGAAAGAGAATATCCAAAAGCAACAAAAGAAGTATTATTGGTTGTAGATGCAACAACAGGACAAAATGCTGTTTTGCAAGCAAAAACTTTTAAAGAAGCTTGTGATATTACTGCCATTGCATTAACAAAGCTAGATGGAACGGCTAAAGGCGGAGTGGTTTTTTCTGTAAATTCAGAATTAAATGTTCCAGTTAAACTTGTTGGAGTTGGAGAAAGAATTGATGATTTACAAGAATTTGATCCAAAAACGTTCGTAGATGCAATATTTTCAGAATAA
- the ylxM gene encoding YlxM family DNA-binding protein, producing the protein MDKFFEIGYLFDFYGNLLSKKQYDAVELYYIHDLSLGEISEQLDISRQGVYDIIKRAEKKLYSFEEKLGLVKKFNNSIVNMEEILKYINNLKNNQNVYNDKNSMVQIKGIEKLVLDILKTTRR; encoded by the coding sequence ATGGATAAGTTTTTTGAGATTGGTTATTTGTTTGATTTTTATGGAAATTTATTAAGCAAAAAACAATACGATGCTGTTGAGCTATATTATATTCATGATTTATCCTTAGGAGAGATATCAGAGCAGTTAGATATAAGTAGGCAAGGAGTCTATGACATAATTAAACGTGCCGAAAAAAAATTATATTCGTTTGAAGAAAAGCTTGGATTAGTTAAGAAATTTAATAACAGTATTGTAAACATGGAAGAAATACTTAAATATATAAATAATTTAAAAAACAATCAAAATGTTTATAATGATAAAAATAGTATGGTTCAGATAAAAGGAATTGAAAAATTAGTGTTGGATATATTAAAAACAACCAGGAGGTGA
- the ffh gene encoding signal recognition particle protein: MVFESLGEKMQNALGKLKKKGKLTEKDVKNAMREVKLALLEADVNFKVVKKFINRVQERAVGQEVMESLTPGQHVIKIVNEELTELMGQKESKLDLSSSPSVIMMCGLQGAGKTTTTGKLGLLLKKKAKRPLLVACDVYRPAAIKQLQVVGTKVDVPVFAMGNNQNPVNIAKAAIEHAKKHNNDVVIIDTAGRLHIDENLMDELENIKTEVKPSEILLVVDSMTGQDAVTVADKFNSKLEISGVVLTKLDGDARGGAALSIKAVTEKPIKFVCMGEKFEDMEIFHPDRMSSRILGMGDVLSLIEKAQANIDAKKAMDLEKKLRTQQFTFDDFLDQLEQMKNLGPLDELLGMIPGVNSKQLKNLKVDDKELAHVEAIIKSMTKEEKNNPQIIDASRRKRISKGSGTNIQDVNKLLKQFKETKKMLKKFSGMEKSMKKRGKFGLPFFK; this comes from the coding sequence ATGGTCTTTGAGAGCTTAGGTGAAAAAATGCAAAATGCATTAGGCAAGCTGAAAAAAAAGGGAAAACTTACTGAAAAAGATGTTAAAAATGCCATGAGAGAAGTCAAGCTTGCATTATTAGAGGCAGATGTTAATTTCAAGGTTGTAAAAAAATTCATAAATAGAGTACAAGAAAGAGCCGTTGGTCAAGAAGTAATGGAAAGCCTTACTCCTGGGCAGCATGTTATAAAAATTGTTAATGAAGAATTAACTGAGCTTATGGGGCAAAAAGAAAGCAAGTTAGATCTTTCGAGTTCTCCATCTGTAATAATGATGTGCGGATTACAAGGTGCTGGTAAAACAACAACTACGGGTAAATTGGGTTTATTATTAAAAAAGAAAGCTAAGAGACCTTTATTAGTAGCTTGTGACGTGTACAGACCAGCTGCAATAAAGCAATTACAGGTTGTAGGAACTAAAGTTGATGTACCGGTATTTGCAATGGGAAACAATCAAAATCCTGTAAATATTGCAAAAGCAGCAATTGAGCATGCTAAAAAACATAACAATGATGTTGTTATTATTGATACTGCTGGTAGACTTCATATAGATGAAAATTTAATGGATGAACTTGAAAATATAAAAACAGAGGTTAAACCAAGTGAGATTCTTTTAGTTGTAGATTCTATGACAGGTCAAGATGCAGTTACAGTAGCTGACAAATTTAATTCTAAACTTGAAATAAGTGGCGTTGTATTAACAAAGCTTGATGGTGATGCTAGAGGTGGAGCTGCGCTTTCAATAAAAGCTGTTACAGAAAAGCCAATTAAATTTGTTTGTATGGGAGAAAAGTTTGAAGATATGGAAATCTTCCATCCCGATAGAATGTCATCAAGAATATTAGGAATGGGAGACGTTTTAAGTCTTATAGAAAAAGCACAAGCAAATATTGATGCTAAGAAAGCTATGGATCTCGAAAAGAAACTAAGAACTCAGCAATTTACATTTGATGATTTTTTAGATCAACTAGAACAGATGAAAAACTTAGGACCTTTAGATGAATTATTAGGTATGATACCTGGAGTGAATTCAAAACAGTTAAAGAATTTAAAGGTAGATGATAAAGAACTTGCTCATGTTGAAGCTATAATAAAATCAATGACAAAAGAAGAGAAAAATAATCCTCAGATAATTGATGCTAGTAGAAGGAAACGAATTTCAAAAGGTAGTGGAACAAATATTCAGGATGTAAATAAATTATTAAAGCAATTTAAAGAAACTAAAAAAATGCTTAAGAAGTTTTCAGGAATGGAAAAATCAATGAAAAAAAGAGGAAAATTTGGCTTGCCATTTTTCAAATAA
- the rpsP gene encoding 30S ribosomal protein S16 yields the protein MAVKIRLKRMGAKKKPFYRIVVADSRSPRDGKFIEEIGYYNPVAQPKVINIDDEKAVKWLQVGAKPTDTVNTLFKNNGIIEKFEESKKA from the coding sequence ATGGCAGTAAAAATAAGATTAAAAAGAATGGGTGCAAAAAAGAAACCTTTTTATAGAATAGTTGTAGCTGATTCTCGTTCACCAAGAGATGGAAAGTTTATTGAGGAAATAGGTTATTATAATCCAGTAGCACAACCTAAAGTTATCAATATAGATGATGAAAAAGCTGTTAAATGGTTACAAGTTGGAGCTAAGCCTACTGATACTGTAAATACTCTTTTCAAAAATAATGGTATTATAGAGAAATTTGAAGAATCTAAGAAAGCCTAG
- a CDS encoding KH domain-containing protein has protein sequence MGELVEIIAKALVDQPGEVQVTEIEGTQSVIIELKVAPDDMGKIIGKQGRIAKAIRTVVKAAAIKENKRVVVEII, from the coding sequence ATGGGTGAATTAGTGGAGATAATTGCAAAAGCACTAGTAGATCAGCCAGGAGAAGTTCAAGTTACAGAAATAGAAGGAACTCAATCAGTTATAATTGAGTTAAAGGTAGCCCCAGATGATATGGGAAAAATCATTGGAAAACAAGGAAGAATAGCTAAGGCTATTAGAACAGTAGTAAAGGCAGCAGCTATTAAAGAAAATAAGAGAGTTGTAGTTGAAATTATTTAA
- the rimM gene encoding ribosome maturation factor RimM (Essential for efficient processing of 16S rRNA), whose protein sequence is MDNKIQIGKIANTHGIRGYVKVIPLTTNMYRYDDLKEVFIDEAKFEIEDVWYKKDVVMVKFKGYDNINDVICYKNKFIQIDEKDLIGLDQDEYFIFDIVGLQVYLANGKYLGEIKEVLQPGANDVYVIKTKKSDVLIPAVKEIVKDINVKENKMIIDPIEGMIE, encoded by the coding sequence ATGGATAATAAGATTCAGATTGGGAAAATTGCCAATACACATGGAATTAGAGGATATGTCAAAGTTATACCACTTACAACAAATATGTATCGATATGATGATTTAAAAGAAGTATTTATTGATGAAGCTAAATTTGAAATTGAAGATGTTTGGTATAAAAAAGACGTAGTTATGGTTAAATTTAAGGGATATGATAATATAAATGACGTTATATGTTATAAGAATAAATTCATACAAATTGATGAAAAAGATTTAATAGGATTAGATCAAGATGAATATTTTATTTTTGATATTGTAGGCTTGCAGGTATATTTAGCTAATGGAAAATATCTTGGAGAAATAAAAGAAGTACTACAGCCCGGAGCTAATGATGTATATGTCATTAAAACAAAAAAATCAGACGTATTAATTCCAGCAGTTAAAGAAATAGTAAAAGATATAAACGTTAAAGAAAATAAGATGATAATAGACCCTATTGAAGGAATGATAGAATGA
- the trmD gene encoding tRNA (guanosine(37)-N1)-methyltransferase TrmD has translation MKIDVLTLFPEMFSGIFSCSIIKRAVDDNIMSIDYHNIRDFSLDKHKRVDDYPFGGGQGMVMKPQPIFRAIESVKSDNAKVIYMSPKGRVFNQAIANELSKEEHIVILCGHYEGIDHRIIDNYVDDVISIGDYVLTGGEIPAMVLIDSVGRLLPGVLSSEESFIEESHYEGLLEHPQYTRPRIFNGIEVPEVLISGNHKKIEEWKKTEALKLTMKVRPDIIKKLKLKE, from the coding sequence ATGAAAATAGATGTATTAACATTATTCCCAGAGATGTTTAGTGGGATATTTAGCTGTAGTATAATAAAAAGAGCAGTTGATGATAATATAATGTCTATTGATTATCATAACATAAGAGATTTTTCTCTAGATAAGCACAAAAGAGTTGATGATTATCCTTTTGGTGGCGGTCAAGGTATGGTTATGAAACCCCAGCCAATATTTAGAGCGATAGAAAGTGTAAAATCTGATAATGCTAAAGTTATATATATGAGTCCAAAAGGAAGAGTTTTCAATCAAGCAATAGCTAATGAACTATCAAAAGAAGAACATATTGTTATTTTGTGCGGTCACTATGAAGGTATAGATCATAGAATCATAGATAATTACGTAGATGATGTAATCTCGATAGGTGATTATGTTCTCACAGGCGGAGAAATACCAGCGATGGTTTTAATTGATTCGGTGGGAAGACTTTTACCCGGTGTTTTATCTAGTGAAGAATCTTTTATAGAAGAATCTCATTATGAAGGATTATTAGAACATCCACAATATACAAGACCAAGAATATTTAACGGTATAGAAGTTCCAGAGGTTTTAATTTCAGGAAACCATAAAAAAATTGAAGAATGGAAAAAGACTGAAGCATTGAAGCTAACTATGAAAGTAAGACCAGACATAATAAAAAAACTTAAGTTGAAAGAATAG
- the rplS gene encoding 50S ribosomal protein L19, which produces MDIIKAIEQEQLRNDLVDFNVGDTVQVHYHIKEGNRERVQVFEGTVLKKQGESSRATFTVRRISYGVGVERIFSLHSPRIEKLVVTRRGKVRRAKLFYLRERTGKRAKVKEKRNY; this is translated from the coding sequence ATGGATATCATAAAAGCAATTGAACAAGAACAATTAAGAAATGATTTAGTTGATTTTAATGTAGGAGATACAGTACAAGTACATTATCATATCAAAGAAGGAAACAGAGAAAGAGTTCAGGTTTTTGAAGGAACTGTTCTTAAAAAGCAAGGTGAAAGTTCTAGAGCTACTTTTACTGTAAGAAGAATTTCTTATGGAGTTGGTGTTGAAAGAATTTTTTCATTGCATTCACCAAGAATAGAAAAACTAGTTGTTACTAGAAGAGGTAAAGTTAGAAGAGCTAAGTTATTTTACCTTAGAGAAAGAACTGGTAAAAGAGCTAAAGTTAAAGAAAAAAGAAATTATTAA
- the ylqF gene encoding ribosome biogenesis GTPase YlqF, whose product MNINWFPGHMKKTRDLLKQNLSLVDVVIEILDARIPISSKNPEIDKLINNKKRIVILNKSDLSDKKANEQWVTYLKDNDTEVILNNALTKNSVNMILKSCDKLMKEKRMRLEKRGIKNKVVKAMIVGIPNVGKSTLINSISGRKSAKTGNRPGVTKGKQWIRLKGNIELLDTPGILWPKFENQDIALSLAFTGAIKDEIMDTDTLAYKLVEVLSSKYPHTLIDRYEIELENKTTIQIIDEIALKRGCVMKNKEIDYTRISNLILDEFRKGKLGRITLELPEDKR is encoded by the coding sequence ATGAATATAAATTGGTTTCCAGGACATATGAAAAAAACAAGAGATTTACTTAAGCAAAATTTATCATTAGTTGATGTTGTTATAGAAATCCTAGATGCTCGTATTCCAATCAGTAGTAAAAACCCGGAAATAGATAAATTGATAAATAATAAAAAAAGAATAGTAATACTTAATAAAAGTGATTTAAGTGACAAAAAAGCCAATGAACAATGGGTGACTTATTTAAAGGATAATGATACAGAGGTAATATTAAATAATGCACTTACTAAAAATAGTGTAAATATGATCCTAAAAAGCTGCGATAAGCTAATGAAAGAAAAAAGAATGAGGCTTGAAAAGAGAGGTATTAAGAATAAAGTAGTTAAAGCAATGATTGTGGGAATACCTAATGTGGGAAAATCAACGCTTATAAACTCCATATCAGGCAGAAAGAGTGCTAAAACAGGCAATAGGCCTGGGGTAACTAAGGGTAAACAATGGATTAGGCTTAAAGGCAATATAGAGCTTTTAGACACACCAGGAATATTATGGCCAAAATTTGAAAATCAAGACATAGCATTGAGCTTAGCTTTTACAGGTGCAATAAAAGATGAAATAATGGATACAGATACATTAGCGTATAAACTTGTAGAAGTGTTATCAAGTAAATATCCTCATACTTTAATAGATAGATATGAAATAGAATTAGAAAATAAGACTACAATTCAGATAATTGACGAAATAGCATTAAAAAGAGGATGCGTAATGAAAAATAAAGAAATAGACTATACGAGGATATCTAATTTGATACTTGATGAATTTAGAAAAGGAAAATTAGGAAGGATTACGTTAGAGCTTCCTGAAGATAAAAGATAA
- a CDS encoding ribonuclease HII codes for MLSIEKELWNEGYNYIACIDEVGRGCLAGEVVACAIIMPKELLIEKVNDSKKLTPKTRDKLYDIILENAVAVGLGAVGPETIDEINIKNSTKLAMKMAIKNLKNKDGQGVTPDYVLIDAEKLDIDIPQKNIIKGDSKCHGIAAASIIAKVYRDRQCIELAKEYPEYAFEKNKGYGTKVHREALKKVGPCPIHRLTFLKKILDEAQQLSFWG; via the coding sequence ATGCTTAGTATAGAAAAAGAACTATGGAATGAAGGCTATAACTATATAGCTTGTATAGATGAGGTTGGTCGAGGCTGTCTAGCTGGAGAAGTTGTAGCATGTGCTATTATCATGCCTAAAGAATTATTAATAGAAAAAGTTAATGATTCAAAGAAACTTACTCCTAAAACGAGAGACAAGCTGTATGATATTATACTTGAAAATGCTGTTGCTGTTGGATTAGGTGCAGTTGGACCTGAAACAATTGATGAAATAAATATTAAAAATAGTACTAAATTAGCTATGAAAATGGCAATCAAAAATCTTAAAAATAAAGATGGACAAGGTGTTACACCTGATTATGTATTGATTGATGCTGAAAAATTAGACATAGATATCCCACAGAAAAATATTATAAAGGGAGATTCAAAATGTCATGGGATTGCAGCAGCATCAATAATAGCTAAGGTTTATAGAGATAGACAATGCATAGAACTAGCAAAGGAATATCCTGAATACGCTTTTGAAAAAAATAAAGGCTATGGTACAAAAGTACATAGAGAAGCATTGAAAAAAGTAGGCCCATGTCCAATACATAGACTTACATTTCTTAAAAAAATTTTAGATGAAGCACAGCAACTAAGTTTTTGGGGGTAA
- a CDS encoding flagellar hook-length control protein FliK, with protein MRIVSTINSNANMNLNVNNAMTDGGIIKGKIISLEGKNVVISTPSGELIEAKLEGDLQLNKNIMLDFMVKYTNDGKVILTPLNSELLETNTDNLLKFILKENGVPENDKNLQIVKLLMDNKMPINKQTIEKALKYVDKLMQLSNISDNEKILMVLKNISTAQEDISNFIKVKDDDITQNLKEMPNQKEIDKEVVSGNKDTRQETVNKAKIDVKDVTTVVKNLMSEVKLSNENQNSSITKTVVLLLKMDLKVNLDNLKIFDEFVSNEKGFIENEIKEIVQLLDKEINAGKNIAENIEKNITKNLGKIINKNIENTPDKNIESDVNKILNKFVKSMKALTGQEDKKSIDDIIKNLNDLNKEVKNMIKDNSVIKATIEDKTRIIEQKINFISNMNDSFNLLYVPVELSFEDLKYRFGLLKKNKVNKAEEADFYISVHTRNLKKIDVVCKLTNKKIQIKFLAEDESITKLLNDNKSLLEKQLENQGFNRIELIAVNKLTSDSIFSNLLEKNEQKKYLLDVRV; from the coding sequence ATGAGAATAGTAAGCACAATCAATAGTAATGCTAATATGAACTTGAACGTGAATAATGCTATGACAGACGGCGGTATAATAAAAGGTAAAATAATAAGCTTAGAGGGTAAAAATGTAGTTATAAGCACTCCTAGTGGAGAATTAATAGAAGCTAAACTTGAGGGTGATTTACAACTCAATAAGAATATTATGCTTGATTTCATGGTTAAGTATACAAATGATGGCAAGGTGATATTAACACCATTAAATAGTGAGCTTTTGGAAACTAATACTGATAATTTATTGAAATTCATATTAAAAGAAAATGGAGTACCAGAAAATGATAAAAATCTTCAAATAGTAAAATTACTAATGGATAATAAAATGCCAATAAATAAGCAGACAATAGAAAAAGCGTTAAAATACGTTGATAAGTTGATGCAATTAAGTAATATTAGTGATAATGAGAAAATATTAATGGTTTTAAAAAATATATCAACTGCACAAGAAGATATAAGTAATTTTATAAAAGTTAAAGATGATGATATAACGCAAAATTTAAAAGAAATGCCTAATCAAAAGGAAATAGATAAAGAAGTTGTTTCTGGAAATAAAGATACGAGACAAGAAACAGTTAATAAAGCTAAAATAGATGTAAAGGATGTAACTACTGTAGTAAAAAATTTGATGTCAGAGGTAAAGTTATCAAATGAAAATCAAAACAGCAGCATTACTAAAACAGTGGTGTTACTGTTGAAAATGGATTTAAAAGTAAACTTAGATAATTTGAAAATATTTGACGAGTTTGTTTCAAATGAAAAAGGATTTATAGAAAATGAAATAAAGGAAATAGTCCAATTATTAGATAAGGAGATTAACGCTGGCAAAAACATAGCTGAAAATATAGAAAAGAATATAACTAAGAATCTAGGGAAAATTATTAATAAAAACATAGAAAATACACCTGATAAAAATATAGAGAGTGATGTAAATAAGATTTTAAATAAATTTGTTAAATCAATGAAAGCTTTAACAGGACAAGAAGATAAAAAAAGTATAGATGATATAATAAAAAACCTAAATGATTTAAATAAAGAAGTAAAAAATATGATAAAAGATAACTCAGTAATCAAAGCTACCATAGAAGATAAAACAAGAATTATTGAACAAAAGATCAATTTTATAAGTAATATGAATGATTCATTTAATCTACTTTATGTACCAGTTGAATTAAGCTTTGAAGATTTAAAATATAGGTTTGGCTTGTTAAAGAAGAATAAAGTAAATAAAGCTGAAGAAGCAGATTTTTATATAAGCGTACACACAAGAAATCTAAAAAAAATAGATGTTGTTTGTAAGTTGACAAATAAAAAAATTCAAATTAAATTTCTTGCAGAAGATGAAAGTATAACTAAGTTATTAAATGATAATAAAAGTCTTTTAGAAAAACAATTAGAAAACCAAGGATTTAATAGAATTGAATTGATTGCAGTCAACAAATTAACTAGTGATTCAATTTTTAGTAATCTGTTAGAAAAAAATGAACAAAAAAAATATTTATTAGATGTTAGGGTGTGA
- a CDS encoding EscU/YscU/HrcU family type III secretion system export apparatus switch protein: MSKKIAIALQYDEGSEAPKVIAKGKGIVAEKILEKAKEGKIPTQENEELALSLYDVDLGEDIPEELYHAVAQILMYIHDLDKLRDKGIL; the protein is encoded by the coding sequence TTGAGCAAAAAAATTGCTATTGCGCTTCAATATGATGAGGGAAGTGAAGCTCCTAAAGTAATTGCTAAAGGTAAAGGTATAGTAGCTGAAAAAATATTAGAAAAAGCTAAAGAAGGGAAAATTCCAACACAGGAAAATGAAGAGTTAGCATTGAGTTTGTATGATGTTGATTTAGGAGAAGATATTCCTGAAGAGTTATATCATGCAGTTGCTCAGATTCTTATGTATATACATGATTTAGACAAGCTTAGAGATAAAGGAATTTTATAG
- a CDS encoding YraN family protein, with protein MKGENKQQGQIGEKLAVNFLKKKGYSILETNFTAKIGEIDIIAKDKDIIVFIEVKARRTDKYGRPSESVTPYKQRKIIKTALLYHSINKLCDVQFRFDVIEVFIGQNDRINHIEDAFWID; from the coding sequence ATGAAAGGTGAAAATAAGCAACAAGGTCAAATTGGTGAAAAGTTAGCAGTGAATTTTTTAAAGAAAAAAGGCTATAGTATTTTAGAAACAAATTTTACAGCTAAAATAGGAGAAATAGATATAATAGCAAAAGATAAAGATATAATAGTATTTATAGAGGTTAAAGCTCGAAGAACTGATAAATATGGTAGACCAAGTGAATCAGTAACTCCTTATAAACAAAGAAAAATAATAAAAACTGCATTATTGTATCATAGTATAAATAAACTTTGTGATGTACAGTTTAGATTTGATGTAATAGAAGTGTTTATAGGGCAAAATGACAGAATAAATCATATAGAAGATGCCTTTTGGATTGACTAA